The DNA sequence TACCAATAATTACAAACTTCAGAAAACGCATGATTTTTTGGACGCACTATCATCTTCGTATGAATGCCCTCCGCACACATACCATGAGTACCTTTAGATCAAGCTTCTTTTAATATTCAGTTAATaacaaaatgtaaattggaTCCTCTCCTTTTCTTGCATGCACGCAACAATTCCGTCCTGCTttaaaaattttgaaagatgtATCTGAATTTTTCGCAAATAAAGTGATAAAAGCCAGCCAACACACTGAGAATTGATTGTACTTGGACTCTGAATGGTTTAACCCCAAAATCATCCTACCATGGGCAAATCAAGTCTGAGTCACTTTTAAAATGTATGTTACTAGGATAAGTCACTTGAATTATCGTAATTGTGGGCAAGTTATTGTTACCGAAAAGCGTCCTTGTCCTAGACATAATTGAAAGATAATTTGAAAGGCCAAACTCTTTTgcagaattgaaaaaaaaaatgattaaaatcatcaaaaatgtcTTTACCATCGATTGGCTCCAGGACATCTGTCGTAAAGTCTCCGGTGATAGCGGCCTTCTGTCCCGACCTTGATTAGAAATAAGCTGTCTTGGACTCAACTGAACCTCTCTTTGTGGTGGAGGAGGGGGTGGAGCTGGAGTGGTGCTTTTGGACTTGGGTTTCCTCACTTGAACAACTGGAGAGCCAATGTAAGCTTGATTCGCATCGCCAATCtgcgatgacgatgacgaagaAATGGACCTTTCAGAATGACGCCGCTCCGGAAGTGAGTGCTGAACCAGAGAAGGCGACAAGCTACCATTGGTCTTGGTTTTGGTTCGAGACTTAAACTTGGGTGCATTTTGTTCTATTTTTTGACCTGACGATATGATGTCACTGTACACATTTGATTGACTGGATTTTGGGGGTTGATGCTGCCTTTGATTTGCCATGAACAGTTCTAAGGCCTTTtgttcgtgttttttttcctgcctCCGTTTCCGCATCCTCAAGCAAACGTAAACGCAAGCAACGAGGACCACGAGAATCAATAAGAGCCCAAGAATGACCAACAAGGCAATGAAGCCGGCCTCGGATATGTAGATTCCATTCGGTGGATTATCGTCCGGATCTATAAGGAGAGTATCATTCCAATGGTTGGTGGCGTTGGTCTCATCTCTTCCGATGGTGTCTGTGTCATTTTGCCCCGATTCTTCAAATCTCCTAAAGGCTGTTGTAGTCGTTGTTATGATGATTGGGATAGTTGTAGGTCGGATTGTGGCTGAAAGGACCCTAAGGTGTTTGTGAAAGATCCCATGGGGTTCTGGTTAGCCTCGTTAGTGGTGCAGAATGACACAGACAACATCGTGAAGCAGCAGCATGGTTAGATCTCCCAGTATCAAATAGTTCATGTTAGGTTacatcaatcaaatgatttcGACTTACTAGAAGGTGTGGTGGGAATCGTGGGCGGTCCAGGTACAAACACCTCTGCCACATTAGACATGCTCCCCGAATTACCCACATTGTCATAAGCTTTAATGCCAAAGTAAACTGGCACACCTATGATAGCCAATGGGAATGTGATCTCTTCTCGGGTTCCAGCTTCGTGGGAAAATCGCACTAAGCCAGACCGCACAGCCACGCAATCATCAAAGGAGAGGTCCTCTCTGGATAGGCCGCAAAATATGCGGTAAAAATTGGCTGCAGAACGGTGCGATGTGTAAAGTAAGACATTTGCTCTAATATTGTCAATTCCAGCTTTGTTTCACCAACCTTGGCCGAGATTGAGATCATCGCCGGGTGCGGTCCAAATGAGGGAGACCAAGTCATCCCGAACTAGACTTGTTCGTAAGTCCATTATTCTGGATGGTGGAATCCGATCGCCGCTCAATGAGTTATTGATGGGTTGATCCACAAACAGGCTTGGACCAGGCCAAAATCTTTGGATCCCATTCTCGTTCCACAACTCGAATTGAGTGGAGTAGAACCCGCGTTCTTTGATGTCAAAGAAATACTGGGAATGCAAGTGGTCCTTTTTCATGACGTCGGGCACTACAACGAAACGAGGAAACAATTGCTTGGTGGAAATGGTTAGGTCTTGGATCATGGAAATCGCTCCAAAAATGACAAGCATTCCGGATAATTTGAGAATCAAATAACTATGAATACATGGGCCAATAGACTTACCAATCAGACCATcgtccttgaggatgagatcAGTGCTTGTGAAGCCGTTGATCAGTTTGGCCTTGACGGTCCAATTTTGATCCATATTCGTGACTTGCTCCAAGGATGTGAAAACACTTACGGCAAAAGTGTCGTCAGTGGCATTCAAACCTAGTTTGGAATTCGATTGGAAAAAGCTACGACCAATAGGTTTGGTTCCAACATCGACGAAGGCCATCACATGGATCTTGCCTGAGAAGCTGGATCCGGGTCCTTGAATAGAGAATTTCCAGGTCCCGGATTGAAAGCCGAACCCGTCAGGTTTCAATTGAAGCACATGTGATGACCAGACCCGATAAATAGAGTTATTTGAGGTTTGCCACTTGGTGCCATTAGGAGCCTCCACTATCATGTTGACTTGTGGGTACAGATTCCACGGGGATAGAACCAACACCTGAAACTTTGGGGCTTCCTTAGAAGTCATGTCCGATTGGACTTCAAAGTGTCCATGGACCCAATTATCACTTAAGGGGTCCTTGACCACCTGAGCAATTTGTTGGAAGTTGATTCCTTCAATGTGTTCCACCATGGCCATAAGAATAGCACCAGCCAAGGCACCTCTATCGTGGTCTGTTCCACTTAAAGGGAGAGCGTAAAGGTTTCCAAATTGGGTTAACTCGACCAATTTTCTAGTTTTGACCTGTGGAACTGTCATGACATCCACGGAGAGACGATTTTCTTTCACCCAAGTAATGGTTGAATTCCAATCTTCAGCCTCATCTATAGGGGTGGCTGTTAAAACCACAATAGTTGGTGACCACAGACCCAATATGGACATCTGAAAGTGGATGATCGCATTTATATTCAAAGGAGATCAATATGAAGATTGACTTCATTGTTACTTTACTTGGTTCTTGAGTGTATTAAAAGATGTTCTCAGTTCAAAAGATTGAGAAGTGGGCAATGTTTCGGGAAAAACTCGATCTGACCAAAAATGATTAATCATTCCGGCGCCAACCCTGGTCTGAGTAAGAGGAACATTTTCGTTAATGATCATTGTCACCAACGTATTGGGATTCATCGTGATGAAGAGTTGCTCCAAACCGATTCGAACAGCGGTCCAATGctggaacaatgaaaaaaagaaagggatGTTCCATGTACCATCTCAAGCTGACTAACGAATTATCATCGAATAGTTAGGCATTCTCACCCCTTGCATTTGTACGCTATTATCAAATATAATGACCAGATCCCCTTGACCTTGCGCCAGGAGTGGATTAGCTTGAACTACTTGGAATTGAACGTTCCTTGATAGAGATCTAGCGGATTCGGCTTCCTCTCGAATGACTTCCATAACAGACTTGTAGTCGCATAATAGGTTCTGAAGGTTTGGTGCATCCTTGTCGTGCGTTGTCTCATCACAAACCCTGGacatctgaaaaaaaattcaagactTACTCTCAACCCATATTCAACAAAGTGACAAAGTGTCCAACCTGTGGAAAAGTAATTGCATTGATACTGAAGAGAAGCGATGTCTCAATTCCAGCTTGTCCGGGCTCAATTGAACAGGGGTTCTCAAGACAATCCTCTGTGAAATTCCCCTTTATGGGTCGGTTCGTGCACGAATTTGGATAGATCTGGCTGGCCTTGCGATAGAAATTGGGAAAGGTTGGATCTTGATCGTAGCCGTGTTCATCAAACACACCAAATCTGTACTTGATCCACTCGGTCACAAACTGCCGAACAGCTAAAATGGAATGTAAATTTTACCGGGGGGGTTAACTGATTGCGTCATCCATACGTAACTAGGGACGGGCGAATtgtggaaaaatattttttgtcactaaagaccacttttttacacatttgcatttttcctctttatattgttattttgcactttattttgcatatttggccTAAACCTGTTGTTTTGATAGTAATCAGAATTTTCTTGGCGGTAGAATTGGTAGAACCAAAGGCTGCCGCCGAAATAAAGATATAAAAAGCttaattttgagcaattgacgtcaattaATAATTTGTGAATttattttctcaacttttggttgagaaacaatggaaaatagaaatgaaaagagccaatTTAAAGTCCAAGGAGACAAGCTAAGTAGGGCGCTAAGGTATTTAGGCAGCCCAAAGCAAGTAATATAGCTGTTTTCCTTACCTCCTCCAGGCTAATTCTCTTCTCGTTTAAACgaagaaaaattccaaccTCTTCCTCAGTTGAATCAATGTAGAAACTAAATAAATGTTGAAGATCTATTGctgggaaaagagaaaaaataagtCAGGGGATACATTCCCTGACCTAATACTAAGCAAGTTGTTAATACGGTCAAAAATTGAcgcaaaattagtttttttaagaaggcgcttttcaaattcatactactttgaaaaatatatttgaatatcatttctttttagatgttatttgcaccttttgttacatttttttgccttttcatgtACCTTTTTGTGCACCTTTTAGTCTTAttcttttgaagttttttgttTCCTAAAAAGCTTTgctgttttgcacattttgcccgtccctatCCATAACTCGTTACTTAGAAGTTGCATTAACACTATCTCCAATGTATGTGATTGGCCAATCAACCGGCATGAGTATTGCGCGAAAAAACATTATTGCCAATTAAAGGCTCATGAATGAAGATACAAATGCATAACGAGCCATAGTGAAGGTACGCAAGccttttaatttttaaatGCCACAGGCTATGATTGAAGTCCAAAGTGAACTTTGCAAGTAAAGTGTCGAcactttttaaagcttttatACGCTTTTTGAGGAGTGCGGTCATTTCAGAATCAGACAAGTGTTTTGATATTCCATTTCTTTAGAAGCTCCTTGTATTTAAAAGAACATTTAATGGTAGCACTGAAGCTTGATAAAAATCCGGAGAACAAGTATCATTTTCCATTGAGCGAACTTGAAGGCCATCACGGTGGAATCTTCTTGGCCCATTGATTGACGCAAAAGAAACAGGGGTCAATGACTGACTGACGTTTATGACACTAAGAGCAGGTTCTCTTGAAAAGTGTTTGACTGCCATTTCAAACAATGATATTAAAGTACAAAACTGTCAAGCAGCATcaaaccttgattttggtCCGTTTCTCCGGTCAAGAATGAGCTCTTGAGGCGGACTTGTTTGCCTCGGATTCCACAACCTTCAGGTTGAACAGCCCTGGTCATAGATTTCTCTGCCATGATCACATGGGCGGCCAGAACTGGAACTGTTCCATTGGCATCTTTGGTACATCCACTCCAACTGGATGGAATCTCCAATGTGACCTTGGTCCATTGGTGGAGTTCTCCCGTGGCTTGATGGATTGAGGTAGAGGATTGATCCAAGAAGGACTGGAGGAAAGGCCGGTGTTTGAGAGAAAATGTAACATTTTTTGGGAGAAATTCTTCCAACATCTGTCTTACCTTGAGTTTTAGAAGAGCACCATTACAATCCAAGCCACTGGGGATGGgcacatttttatcaattttcaggaaaacttcttcattttgaacactGGAAATGATGGCGAGCCATAACGCGAGGGTCAATTTCTCGCCTGGCATTTTGAAACTGGATTCTCGAGCACTATTAAAGGGTGTAAAGAGACGTGAAACCCTTCCCAACCCACCTGTTGTgctcaaaatattgatttctCTTATCAGTTACGACTTTCAGTAGGTTCGTAGTATTAGGATGATTATGAGAACATTCTTTTGGACTTGGGTCATATCTTGCTTCATCCGAACTCAATTGTCGGGAAGACTTAATCTATTGGAAAAGGCAGGAATTAATTAATGTGGCTGGAATTCAAGAACTGACGGCCAAGTCATGGAATATGCCTATCTGTACAAAAGTCTGTTGTTATGTCATCACTATTGCTCTCTCTTAACCACCATTCCTACTCGCAATAATTCATTTTAGAAGGTaccaaaggtatctgatactgtacatcttcaaaatatccatgagctttgtcccaacccaggatatagggtcaattctagtgaccgttgaggcttaatgtgaattttgagagcaccttcaagccctcaagaatccagccCTTCAGCTTGCTCATGCAGCCCCTCAGCTTGCTCCTGCATCCCTTCAGCTTGCTCATGCAGCTCCTCAGCTTGCTCCTGCATCCCTTCAGCTTGCTCATGCAGCCCCTTAGCTTGCTCTTGCAACCCTTCACCTTGCTCCTGCAGCCCCTTTGTCTATAGCCTTTCGCCATCCTTTTGTCCGTGGCCTTTCGCCAACCTTTCATACGTGGCCTTTTGCCACCCCTTCATTTGTGGCCATTCACCACCCCTTCGTCCGCGGCCTTTCGTCACCCTTTCATTTGTGACCCTTCATTGTGCCCTTAATCTTCCAACCCCACCCCCGGAAGGGAGATGTTATGTCATTACTCTTGCTCTCTCATTACCACCATTCATACTTGCAATAATTCATTCAGTTCTAGATAAAGCTCTCCCTTCCCGTACAATAAATCAGTCAACTATTCACCATCTTCATGACTTGACATATTTGTAccaaattcaagttttggttgtttcttacaaaaaaaatcttcaaactAGGTGTTActtattttgataattttttaGCCTGATAAGTTCAATATTGATTTTGAACGTTGTTGAAACAATAAAACATACATCTAAAGGGATTCCTTTGAACCTAACTTCTACTCCTCGAAAAAGGTGGCCTATAATTCTactgaatatttcatttccaaaatattgagTATTTCGAGGTTCGTGAATTTCTGAGCTGTATGATGACGACGCTCAAAACAAAGCGGAGAGTCTACTCTGCTCGCTCTCTCCGTATTCCCCAAAAGTGTAACCAAAGCAATGGTGGATTTTTAGCACCAGTAGGGAGCTCTTATCACCCCTCAGCTCTCCTTCAAATATTCCATGCCTGAATACACCGAGACCTGTCAATAGGGATCCAGATACAACAGCACATTGATTTAAATGTGTAGTTTAAAGATGTTGGGGATTAGTCATTATTACTCATACTCAGCATctcaaatgattgattttgttaTGTCAACGTTTCGCCCAAGACATAAAAGCCATATCTCGCAGGAATTCATTTACGTTCCGTAAAAAAGGCTTTGCCATTGTAATTCAATGTGCAAAACACTAAACCTTCTATTCAGGCAACTTGATGGGTTCTTTTATGTTTGGAAGTCGTCATGAATCTTTTTTAGCAAGGCATATTGTCGTTTGAACCCAACTTCTATACAAGTGTGTTTTTTCGATTCCATGATATCAACTTAGTTGGAATTATATTTAACAGCAaatttttttaacaaaccCAAAACTCTGATTGTTAGTATGTTTTAATTCTCCCCCTTGTTGGGCTTGTTATTTGGGTGTCACACATTCCAAATTAGCACCAATCGATGTTTGAGATGATGACTCTCATGTAAATAAAATACAAATGTTTCTATTGTCTTATTCAGTATAAACCAAGCATTTTCCATCATTAGTTACTGATCGAGCTTCAATAGTGCAGACACAACTTGGCCGAGCAAAGCGTGAAGTCATCATGGCGTTCAATCATGCATGGGCCCTAAACATCGTAAAGATCAATAGGGAATCAAGATTATTGGTTGTGAATGTCTTTAGAGGCATCAATAAGTATAGGTAATGGGGTCAATCAGTTGACAAAAGGCTACAAAGAGGGTAAAATCGACCAGTTGCCAAACTTTTTCAAGCGAGGTTATATCGAATAAAATAGAAACTTAAAGAATAGTTTTATAAtgatatttggaaaaaatgttgtaGGGATACCTTAATGCCACCTTCCAATAGTTAGGAGAATCCTGTTTTTCACAGCCTAACTCTCAATACTTCCGAACTTCGTTGATCTCTAGTTTAAGGCTCTCTTTGAAAGTATTGGGACATTACTACTGAACTTAGGATGTTGACCCATCACGTTAAATAGATCTTTCCTGAATGATTAGCCCATATATTCATGGTCACAAGATTCACTCATGGGTGTCTATGATATGATCCAAGCAGTAGGATTTTTTTGATAGGAACTAGTTCGATCCTAATTTTGCTATTTGTGGCCTCACACATCTTTACCCAAATGTTAGACAACCTTAATGATGCCCACCCTCAgctcaaaaattattttcttcataagCTAAATACATCCTccagaatcatttttttctaaaaggaCGATGATCTGATTAGCTATTTATATGCCATCTTTGACATACCCCATGGGAATGACCTGTTGCGGTTTGTGGTCTTTTAGCTGACATTAGACCTGGTAACTTCATATATAATATAAACTATTGGGTTTAACAGACAATTCCTTGATCACGACACATTTCAAATGGGCGTTGTTGGCAAAGGGACAAAAAATGCTCCATTTTTCGTCCAGGAAGAAAACGACATCCCCAAGACATCCCATTTTAGTGCTTATTGACGACTTTAATGTTTTTTCCATGGACTTTCCAAGTACAATGNNNNNNNNNNNNNNNNNNNNNNNNNNNNNNNNNNNNTTCCATCAATTTTTGGTCGATgttaaaaattaaaattctTGCCTGATTTATGGGCAATTCCCACAACGAGATGGGGGATAGATCTTGGgacattttgcattgattttgatgatcccATCTACACATTTTGAGTGCGTTTCCCTTGGATTCAGCGAGCAcgatatttgatatttaatGGGCTCAGCCATTTCAGTTTCCATTGTGATGTATATTTCTTTTAATGGAACTTTCAATGTTTGACTTGTTTGTGGACAACAACCAATAGTTACAAATCGATTAACATGACATGGTTGGAACTAAAGGATCAGCTCTCACCCTGATCTTAATTGAGTTCAAAGTTCGGTAGGCGTAGGTTACAAATGAGCGTGGGACACGACATTTGGGGTTAATAACGAGGAAGTTAGCCAAAGATCTTGAGATAACCCATGCAACGGCTCATGAGATCCTGCCGAAGGTCCttgcttgcattttttattatatatatttgggtgctagggtcggagggataagcctcgcccggccagcgaagccagccatcacatcgtcaTTATATGTGTTGTCGATAGGCattgtcgtgtccgtatcagtttggcTCTCTGTATGTGTGCAGgtttagcgtctaaaagtttccttgagaaaggtcggggaggagattcgaaccggggacctctctcgtatTAAGAAACTGCGCTGTCCACTGCaccatttttcttccattcggAGGAGAAAAAGCAACCGCCATTTCTTGGCGAAAAGAAGCATCTGGTACTTTAAACTCTGAGATTTGCTGAGGTGGTATGGACTGATGTTGTCACAGTCGAGTCAAGATTAAATAAAAGAGTTTAGTGAGCAAGTTTTAGAAAAAGCACAATCTTTTGGCCGACAAGTTGACGTATTATTGCTAAGCATGATCAAAGCCGTGGCTTATTGACGGCTAGGACTGGAGAGACCACTTCAGGTTAGAGGTCCACATTGGTTATGGTGGACAAGGGAGTCCAATCTACATTCGCTTCCTGGAAAAGGATGTTTTCACATCTCATGAATCCTAGGGAGCGCCTCAATTGCTCATGCATAGCAAAGCTGATCTTCAAAATATGGATGGCTTTTTGAATTAGATTGAATTGCCTCCCTCAAGTCCAGGCTTAAACCCAATGGATTATTTCAACTAGAGAATGTTGCAAGTCAGAGTTAACACGCCTTGCGGGTCATTCAAGGATCTCAAGACCATCATGGAGCAACAATAGGTCAATCTCTGTAAAGAGTCTGAAACTCTACCCTTGTGTTCCACGTCGAGAAAAACCTTTGCTTGGTGCGTCGAAATGGTGGGGCCCACATGACAAATGCATATACAGGGTAGCTCACATGAAATGTACTGGGCCTTTAGGATACTCTCATGTCACTATTTCAAAGTTAAGCTCCTTGTGACCGATTTCAAAAGTTCCGCCAAATCCTTGTCTTAACgttcataaaaaaatcaatctggTAGAGCAAGGACAACTCGGTGACTGCGATTGATACGTATATCATAGTCCAATATCtcagaagagagaaagagcatACTCGCTGTGCTAGTCCAAAGTCGGGATTAtcgaaaaaatcaaaacaaagagGGGgggcatttttgaacaaaagtttcGATGATATATGGGACATAGTCGGTCTTACATTGTCCCACGTTTGGTAATGTTTCATAAAGTAATTCTTGAGTTATgatacttttcaaaaagactttAAGATGGGCCACTCTGTTATGGAAATATATTCATCTGCTTTTGTTTCAGATTCCAAAGTCTGTGCTGAATAGGCGTGGGGTTTTAAAAGTTATGGCACCTTTTTCCCTTTACCAATAAGCAGATCCAGACTGTTCTTCACGCATTTTCCCTCCAACGTTATCTTGCTTTTAAAGATAAGGTTAATGACATGTGGATACACATTACAATGTGCATTTTGCAGCGGtaatcccattcccagtagcggtaaggaagtaaAAACAAAGATATAGACCCATCAAGTGCCATTTTGTTGATTCGGAAAATGTATATTCTTATCATGGTGTGATAGAAAAGTAAACTTGAGCAACTCAAAATTTTCATACTCAACAGTCTTCATATTTATATTATACTATTACATGAACGCAATCGACCAAAGTTTTGACCCCGACAAGTCCTATTGGGCTGGAAACAAGACCAGTATGACGGAATTTGCCTCTAGTTCGCAAAGCGGTCCAAAAGTGGATCTTTGATCAGGTGACCTGGAAATATACTCATATTGCTAGGCCACATCGTATggcgtacgtacgtacgtacatccatACGTACTACGACTAGCATTATATGTACCGTACTGAGTGAGATCTGAGATCGAGTCCATGGACAATGATGTTGTTAGACGGGATGCTGTGATGCATTAACCTTTCGCCCGCCATTGCCCAACAAGACccaagagaaggaggagattGAGCATGGGGAGAAAGCTCCTCCTGAATTAGCAACTCCAGCTGGCTAGTCTTCAAGGAGGATGTCTCACTCTCTTGACGATCCTGGAAGAGTCCACATGGCGTAGGAAGTGCTTCAAAGAGGTCGATCCATACCTGGTTTAAAATGTCCATCTATTGACCCAAACAGGTAAGACCTAACATTGAATTCATTGTTAAGACGACATCTATCAGCAATGGTTTTTGCAAACGCAAAGGAAATGCTCTTGCATGATACTTTTTATTTCACCTCAACGGGTCATGCAGCACATGAATTGTTCAAGTACGGTCCATCACGAAATGTACTATGAGTGCGGAAcaatccattttcaataaagATTCGCTGCTGACCAATGTACAAACCAAGTCAAATATTGAATGGAGCTTCATTTTCGTAAAATTAGGGGTCTTTCAAGGGATTGTTAGGTAGTATGTGGAACCATACATATCTGATTTCCTGAACACTATTTCAAGTCCTCTTACTGCCCTTGGGCTTCCATAAACATTTAATATtgtatttttgattttcagtAGGTTTTACATATTGCAAAACTTGCTTATTTCATTGAGGCCATGGAAGGAATTAAATATTTGTATCTACTGCAAAGCAAacacaaagcaaaaaaatccgGGAAAGCTGTTGTTCCCACCATTTGTGAACCACTTAACATAAACATAAGCATCGaaaaaagtaaaggaaaaggaaaaggacTCTAAATCCATTTTTGTTCGGGTACTAACCATCGAGTGATGGTTTCAAGACAGattcaacaaaattgttttgccatCTTTTCTCCGAACCGAGATCAAAcatcaaaatgtgcaaaaatcgAGTCAATGAAATCGACGACACTCTATTAGCGATaacatatttttggcaaaatttgaaaccaatatAAGCACGGAGCAAGTTATGTTGATATTCCACTTCAAAACGTTAATTAGCATGATCATCTTCAGCTATTGTAAATATTAGGATATAATAATCTTCCAGGCAATAATCTGATCCAAAAGTGAAAACACGGTTCTGCACTCAATTCAAAAACACTGCTGTGGTCCAGAATTGTCCTCATTAGAAATCTTGTTCACCCGAAGCTTGGCAACTCCCATGACGTCAAAGTCTTGTCATCAGGGATCATTCTGTCCCATTTGGCACGGTTCTGGACAACTCTTTCGTATAcctttcctttcaaaaaagacGGAATGATTTGTTTGAGAGCGAGTTGACAAAAGTCAGTTCACCTATCTTTCGGACATTTCTACATGATACAACGAATTTGCATTGTGAACGTTTTAGAAGACTGCTTAATGGGGCAACAAACGTTCCAGGAATTTATCGGAAGCCGAGCCATTGTACATgaatttttcatgttttattcGAACAGGAAGCGTGAAAAATAGCAGTAATTCCAACAATTTTAGCTTGACaattaaagtgaaaaataaaggttttggtttttggagAACGAGTTAGTTTTTGAACAAGTGTGTCGTTCTTTCAAATAAAGATGatgctcttttttcttcacatgTGGTTAATGGTTGCAATGAACTTGattatctttttgaaaagcctGTTTTCGATTGAACGAATGCAGCAATCGAAAtattgaagaaagaaaataaaagtcaatATTATTTCACAAGGCAATTCTGAGGTACTTGTTAAATCCTAATTGCCGAATTGTCAATTCACAAGGACGTTTTAAAGGAGGTTGAACGCGTTCACAAAGCCCCAAGTACATTTTATCAGTTTTGCCAAACATTCATGTCTAATGGAGATGTTTTTAAAGCACAATGGTTCAGTGAAACATCCAAATTCAACATGGAATAATACTGAAATTA is a window from the Tigriopus californicus strain San Diego chromosome 2, Tcal_SD_v2.1, whole genome shotgun sequence genome containing:
- the LOC131877220 gene encoding calcium-activated chloride channel regulator 1-like, producing MPGEKLTLALWLAIISSVQNEEVFLKIDKNVPIPSGLDCNGALLKLKSFLDQSSTSIHQATGELHQWTKVTLEIPSSWSGCTKDANGTVPVLAAHVIMAEKSMTRAVQPEGCGIRGKQVRLKSSFLTGETDQNQAVRQFVTEWIKYRFGVFDEHGYDQDPTFPNFYRKASQIYPNSCTNRPIKGNFTEDCLENPCSIEPGQAGIETSLLFSINAITFPQMSRVCDETTHDKDAPNLQNLLCDYKSVMEVIREEAESARSLSRNVQFQVVQANPLLAQGQGDLVIIFDNSVQMQGHWTAVRIGLEQLFITMNPNTLVTMIINENVPLTQTRVGAGMINHFWSDRVFPETLPTSQSFELRTSFNTLKNQMSILGLWSPTIVVLTATPIDEAEDWNSTITWVKENRLSVDVMTVPQVKTRKLVELTQFGNLYALPLSGTDHDRGALAGAILMAMVEHIEGINFQQIAQVVKDPLSDNWVHGHFEVQSDMTSKEAPKFQVLVLSPWNLYPQVNMIVEAPNGTKWQTSNNSIYRVWSSHVLQLKPDGFGFQSGTWKFSIQGPGSSFSGKIHVMAFVDVGTKPIGRSFFQSNSKLGLNATDDTFAVSVFTSLEQVTNMDQNWTVKAKLINGFTSTDLILKDDGLIVPDVMKKDHLHSQYFFDIKERGFYSTQFELWNENGIQRFWPGPSLFVDQPINNSLSGDRIPPSRIMDLRTSLVRDDLVSLIWTAPGDDLNLGQANFYRIFCGLSREDLSFDDCVAVRSGLVRFSHEAGTREEITFPLAIIGVPVYFGIKAYDNVGNSGSMSNVAEVFVPGPPTIPTTPSNPDDNPPNGIYISEAGFIALLVILGLLLILVVLVACVYVCLRMRKRRQEKKHEQKALELFMANQRQHQPPKSSQSNVYSDIISSGQKIEQNAPKFKSRTKTKTNGSLSPSLVQHSLPERRHSERSISSSSSSQIGDANQAYIGSPVVQVRKPKSKSTTPAPPPPPPQREVQLSPRQLISNQGRDRRPLSPETLRQMSWSQSMESSSDSDFEPMDVPYQGPPPPIRRHASQTDYSRQFKKPSAAQKAASLNSPQVQQGQPFNYITFSEMLYGDHRRQQPLGSPDLSSSRAVSYVLQCPNQTYFNGSINTHLIKPCLVSTHHH